TCGGCGATCATTCCTTCGGCCTCGAACTCGGCGCCGATCGGGTAGATCTCACTTAGGCCGACGATCGAGAGCGCGCCGGACTCGCGAGCGTCATCGACGGCGATACCGCCGTCGCGCAGCGCCTCGGTGACTTCCGGTTTCGAATTCTGCGAGACGGCGTAGATGACCCGTTCGCCCCGGTCGAGCCCGCGCTTGACGAACGGAACGGCGACTGCGAACTGCTCCGATCGCGTCTCGTACAGCAGAGCGAAGTGATCGTGATGATCATCATCGGCTTCGAGTTCCCGAAACGAGAGGGATGGAGAAGACGGAGAAGCCATTAATAGTAACGTACCTGCACACGCGAGTTCTTAAACGTTATTCCCGGAAGTTGGGATGTGACGGAACGGAGGAGCGGTAGCCACGGGAACGCAAACCCCGAAATCACCGTCCGCGTGTCGGAATCGAGCCGCCGGACCGCTCAGTAGAGTTCGTCGAACGACTGGACGCGGTAATCCCCGAGAACGCACTGTCCGCGGCGCTCGTGGCCGACGCGTTCGACGTGGATCGCGTCGAGGCCCGCGTTCCAGGCGGCACCGACGTCGTTCGCGCCGTCGCCGGCCAGCACGCCCCTGTGACCGTTGTGAGCGACGCCGAGATCGCGCACGACTGACTCGACGGGAGCCGGATCGGGCTTCCAGCCGGTTTCCTCGGTACAGCAGAGTCGGACGTCGAACCAGTCGCGGATGCCGACGTGGTCGAGCACCGGCTCGCAGAGGAACTCCTGGCAGTGCGTGACGAGTCCGACCGGAACGTCCAGATCGGCGACGAAGGCGGCGTCCGGGTGGAGGTAGGTCTGCTCGGCCCGAACCAGCGGATCCTCCTCGGCGTGAAACGCGTCCCAGAACGATCGGGGCTCGATACCCCACTCCAGGAGCTGTCGGTCACGGGAGCCGGTGAGGCCGTTCCAGAGGATGTCGGCCTCCTGGTCCGTGAACGTGCGGCCGATGCGATCGCCGACTCGGTCGAACACCTCCCGAGCGTACGACCACTCGACGTCGACGAGCGTCCCGTCGAGATCGAGCAGCCAGTAGTCGTACTCGGAGACCATTGGGACGTTTACCTACGGGACTCTCCAGTAAATGTGTGTCGCTCGGGTATGGTATCCGATACTTCGCGGGGAACCGTCGGTAACTCGAACGCTCGAGACGAGAGACGTCGTCGGTTTCTCCGAAGAGTTCGGTCACACCCGCTGTCCCGTTCCGGTTCGAACTCAGCGGATGGAGATAACTCGTTCGGGGATACTGCCGTCCAACGCTCGGACCCGCACGAGAGACGCTAACCGATCGACGGTTCACCCCGGTACCGCGCCCGGTTTCTCATCTCGGTAGTGGTATCAAAAAGTATGAGAACTGATTGCGTTAACATAATACTTGGGTGCGATACATTTATAATTATTGTTCTGTCTAATATACGCGCGTGTAATTTTCTCCCATCTAGATAGAAATATTTAGAAATTTTTAATGAAGCAGATAACACATCTGCGGTTGCCATGTCCGAAACACAGACTCGGCCAGGCGCTCGGTGCACAGAGTACCTTAAAAATCACCCGCGAATGTTGGGAGTGCTGTTCACGATCTGCGTGCTCCTCACGCAGGCGGGGAACGCGGCGGCGGCGAACGGCGGTGCCGTCTTCTGATCAAAGAGTCGCGGCGTCGATGCTGTGACTCCAACGTAATTCTTCGTCGATTCGAACGGGGACGTTTTCCAGCGCCAAGAACCGCCGGAGTTCGGCCCTCGAGAGGCGAAACGTCCCGAGCGCACCCCCGCACAGGAAGTACTCGCTATTCGACTCGATATACGGAATAAACATCGTTCCCATGCCCCGTCGCGTGGTCGGGTACGTCCTGATCTCGACCTTGAAGTCGTCGCCGACGGGTTCGATCTCGCACAGGTTCGGTACGGTGCTCTCGGCTTGCGCGATCGCGAATCCGCCGTCGCCGAGAACGATGTACTGCCCCCCGAGCAGGATAACGTCGCGAGCGATCTCGTGGGCTGCGTACAGCGGGAACCCGCGGTTGAGCAGGCGGGCGAGCGTCTGTCCCATCTCGATGGCCTCGCTGTTAACGAGGTTGCTCAGCGTGGCGATCCCGCCGATGCTGCCGCGCCGGATAAGATGGCGGCCCTGTTTGTACGACCGGCAGGCGTTCAAGAAGAACGCGTCAGCCCCGACCTCCTCGAGGGTCGCGGCGTCGAGTTTTCCGTCTACGCACCGGAACCCCTCGTCGTCGATGTGACCGATATAGTGGAGGAAATCGGTCGAGGAGCGAAGCACGGAGCGCAACTCGTCGACCGTCAGGTCGCGGTAGATGATGATGTCAAAAGGGAGGTCGGCGCGAGAACCGTACACTTCGTCGACGATATCTCGCTCGGCGTCCATACTGGTCTCGGTCTCGACGAGGGGGTTCGAGATGTCGATATCGTTACAGACGACGGTGATCTCGATATCGTCCTCGGTCGGACTGCGGCCGAGACGGTTCTGATACGCGTTGAGCAGCGCTTTGTTCGCCCCGAGCGGCGTACCGTCACCGATCCACACGTCTTCGAGCGAATCCGTTCGCTCCGGCTGAACGTACGCTTCGGCGGTCGACGCAGGACGCGTATTCTGCGTCCTGCTATCGTTCCGAAGGAACTCGTCGATGACCGCTTTCGGTTCGTCCGGGGGCGCTATTTCGCTTCCCCTGGACGAGCGTACGACGGCGAGACGGTGGGCGACGAACGGCAGTGCTTCGACGTTCTCGGGCTCCGGTTCGACGTGAGCGGTGAGTTTCCAGTCGGGGATCTGCGGTTCGAGTACCGAGAACGGGACGTCGAAGTAGGCCTCGATCCGCTCGGCGAGCGGGCGGTCGTACAGGGTAGCGAAATCGCAGTCGAGCCGCGATTCGATCATTCGACGCTCGTGTAAGTCCACCGGGTGCATCCCTTCCGTTCGGACTACGCAATCGAGGAAGAACACCCGTTTCAACGCTCGTTCGACCGCCTCCTCGAAATCGTGACGCTCGCTGAGCGCGCGTTCGAAGCCGGTCTCGGTGACTAATCGCGGCGCATCGGCCGGAACGAGGTCCGCTCCGAGATAGTATACGAGCGGTGCGACCGCGTAGATCAACCCGTACTCGGGCGGAACTTCGAGTCGAACGCCCGTATCGGGCGCGTCCATATCGGACGGGATCTGCAGCGCCTCTCCACGCCGGATCGTCGGCGGATGCCCGCGATACGAGGGATACGATCGTTCGGGACGTCTCGTCTCGAGCGCCGACCCGAACGTCGACACGGCGGCCATCATATCCTGCGGTTTGTCCGTCGTCGTGATCGTCGCGGCCGGCTCTTTCCGATACGAACGCGCTCCGACCAGCACCTCGGTCTCGCCGTCGAAGTCGACGTAGGTCTGCATCGAATCCGAAGAGACGGTGACGCTGCTGCAGGCCCGGAGATAGAGCTTGATCGGGGCGGCGAGTTCGAGGCTGTAGGTGTCAGCAGGAAGTTCTTCGGACGCGCACTGCTCTATTTTGGTCAGGAACGACCCGGACTCGTCACGAACGTACACCGGAACGACGGTCGGCAGCGTGATCGCGGTCGTCGTCACCGCGACGGCTCCGTCGACTGGAAACGAAAATCGATCGACACCGAACGTTTCGGGCGATACGGGATCGGCCATCCAGAGCGTATACCGATTACGGTCGATTAGATCGATAACCTCGACGCCGTTGCCGTTTTGCACCGGTGAGAACGAGATAACGCTTCCCGCTTCATCCCGGTCTCGTTCGTCGTGCGATTCGTTCGGTGTACTCATCGTCTACGTTAACGGACTGCCGAGATAAATGCACATCCACATAATAACAGACGTGTTACTGACCGTAAAATTATACTGTCCGTACCCGGATTTGACCGCGTCGACGAACGTACCGGCGAAGTCCGCGCCCCCGACGCCGTTCGCTTGGGTAACGGAGTTCGAATTACTGCCTCACGGTGGTTCTATCCGACCGCCGCTTCCGGTCCCGAGCCGATCCGGACTACTCGTCCGCGTCGCTAGGTAGTCGAACACTCGAGCCGAAGTACTTCGAGAGGACTTCGGACACGTTGTCAGCCTTGAACGCCTCGAGGTCCGACGCGATCTCGGCTTTCATCGCGTCGAAGTACACCTCGTCGGTCTGAAATTCGCGGAACTCGACGGACTCGACCGCGCCGAGCGGTTCGCCGAGCCAGTCCGCGGCCAGCCGTCTGGCGTACCGCTGGTCGCCGACCTCGCCGCGCCAGAGCGTGTTTCGGAAGAACAGCCAGCCCTCGGTGCCCGGCTCGGGGGCGTCTCGAGAGACCGTGACCGTCGTCTCGGCGGATCCCGTATCGACGCGGATCGACTCCGCGGCGGGCTCGAGACGAAGGGTGACGCGGAAGACGTATTCGGCGTCCATCGCTCAGTCGCTTCGCTCGGACTCGATCAGGTCCGCCATCTCGATGTCGTCCTCGGTGATTCCGCCCTCCTCGTGGGAGGTCAGCCGGATTTCGACCTCCTCGTAGCGGATGGTGATCTCGGGGTGGTGGAACTGCGCCTCGGCGATCTCGCCGACCATCTGGGCGAAGTTGACGCCGCGGAGGTAGTCGTCGAACTCGTACGTTCGAACGATCTCGTCGCCCTCCCGTGTCCACTCGTCGGGAAGTTGCGCGTCGATCTCGTCGTCTGAAAGCAGGTCGGCCATGTGAAGCCGAACGAAACCCACCAAAATAACGATTGTGCCGTCTCGATCCTGTCGGTCGAAAACGGGAGACGTCGGAGCGGCGCTCAGTCGTCGTCCGTCGCGCCGAGCCGGACGTTCGACCGGCCGGTGTCTCCCGTTTCGACGAACGACGGCGGCCGCCGCGAGTCCCCGCCGAAGTCGGGGTCGAACAGCTGCAGCGCGGTGTTGATCGTGCTCCAGTCGTCCTCCGCCGCGGCCTCTCGCAGGCTCTTGGTCGGCGGCGCGAGCAGCTGGCTGACCAGCGAGTCCGCCATCGACTCGACGATCTCGCGCTGATCGTCGTTTTCGCCGTCGAGTTCGGCGAGTGCGCGCTCGATTTCGCGCTCCTTGATGCGTTCGGCCGACTCGTACATCGCGGCGATCACCTCGTCCGCGCGGGCCCGCTTGTACTGATCACAGAGCAGGTCGAACTCCCGGCCGATCATCGCTTCTACCTCGCGGGCGGCGTCGGCACGCTGCTCGCGAGTCTCCGCGGTGATCGACTCGAGGTCGTCGAGGTCGTAGACGGTCACCGACGGGAGGTCGTCGGTCGCCGGCGCGACGTCTCGCGGCTGACCGAGATCGACGATCACTCGCTCGTCGCCGTTCGTCTCGAGATGGTGCGGTGCGAGGACGGGTTCCGCGCTTCCGGTGGCCGTGATCACGACGTCTGCGTCGTCGACGACGGTCGTGAGGGCCTCGAGCGGGACGGCGCTGGCGTCGGCCTCGAGTTCGTCCGCGAGGTGGTCGGCGTGTGCGACCGTCCGGTTCGCGACGATCAGTTCGTCCACGTCGGCGTCCGCGAGACTGCGGGCCGCCAGCCGTCCCATCTCGCCGGCGCCGACGACCAGACTCGTCGCCCCCTCGAGGGCGACGTCGTTCGCCACGAGTCTCGTTGCGGCGGAGCCCAGCGAGACGACGCCCTCGTTGATCCCGGTTTCGGTGCGTGCGCGTTCGCCGACGTGGATCGCCTTCGTCACGGCGGCCTCGAGCATCGGACCGATACCGCCGGCGCTGCGGGCGTCCTCGTAGGCCGTCCGGACCTGGCCGATGATCTGGTCCTCGCCGAGGATAACCGACTCGAGCCCCGCCGCGACGCGAAGCAGGTGGCGTAGGCTCTCGTCGTGGTCGGTGACGACGAGCGCGTCGTCGTCCGTCGTCGCGAAAAACTCCTCGAGTGCGGCGCGGCCGACGGCGGCGTCGGTGGTGACGGTGTAGGCCTCGACCCGGTTACACGTCGAGAGGACGTACGCCTCCTCGACGCCCGACACCGTACACAGATCCGCGACGCCGGCGCGCTGGCTCTCGGGGCTCGAAGCGGCGAGATCGTCGACGCTTCCGCTCTCGTGCGTTACGCGCGCAGCCGTGATGACCCCCGCCGGTGTCACGACCCATCACCCTCCGTCGACAGTTGCTCGCCGAGCACGTCCTCGATCACTTGCGATGGCTTGGATACACCCGTACGTAAAGCTGTCCAAACGTCGGAAGAATTGACGACATCGGTGACGATCTCGCGTCGGCGCACCGGCGCGACGCCCCGTGCTTTGAGTTCCGTCCGGAGCCCCGCACACACGGTCGCCATTTCGCCGGCACCGGAAAGCGTTTCGTCGAGTTCCTGTCGGAGGTGCTTGCTCAGCGCGGGCGCCGTTCCGCCGGTCGCGATCGAGACGACGACGGGATCCTCGCGAACGGTCGCGGGGACGACGACGCTACCGGGGTCGCGCTCACCGGAGCGATCGGCGCGATTGACCAGGCATCCTCGCTCCCGGGCGGCTTCCACCACGGCCTCGTTGACCGCACCGTCGTTCGTCGCGGCGACGACCAGCGCGGGTGCGATCCGTTCGATCCACGACGCGACCGCGGCCGGTTCGGGAGCGGCGCGCACCAGTTCGGCACCGCCGAACGCCTCGTCGGCGAACTCGGGGCTCACGACGATCACCTCGGCTTCGCGGGCGAACCGGCGAGCTTTCCGCGCACCCACCGGTCCGCCGCCGAAGACGAGCACCGTCGCGTCCGCGAAATCGTGGAGCAGCGGGATCATTCGACGTGGGGCGTACGGGATTCCGTGTTGGCGTCCGCGCGTTCCTCGAGTCGAATCCCCGTCTTCTTCAGGATCCGCGTCGAGAACAGCGAGTCCCAGTCGTCGTCTGTGACGTCCCAGTGCTCGCTCATCGTCTCGCGGACCTGCTCGATGCGCCGTTGACTCTCGGCCTCGCTACGGCCGTGGGTCATCGCGAAGAAGTTGTACGGCCAGACGCCCTCGTGGCGCGGCCGCTCGTAACAGTGAGTGACGAACGACAGCGAGGCGACCTCGGGGCCGACCTCGCTCACGACCTCGTCGGGAACGTTCCAGACGGTCATCCCGTTCTCCGTGTAGCCGAGCGCGTAGTGGTTCGGGACGACGCCGATCCGGCGGATCTTCCCCTCGCGCTCGAAGCGGGTGATCGTCTCGAGCACCCACTCGCGGTCCTTTCCGATCGCGTCGGCGACGTCGGCGTACGGCGTCTCTGAAAGCGGCAGTCCGTCCTGGATCTCGAGCACGAGATCGCGCTCGGCCGGCGACAGCGTCGTCGCGTCGGTCGGTTCGACGTCCGGTCCTCGATCCGAGCAGTCGATTCCGCCCTCGAGCGGGCCGTCGACGTAGAACTTCGCCTCGACGCGGAACTCCCGCTGTTTTGGCAGGTTGTACGTCTCCTGGCCCGTCTCG
This DNA window, taken from Natronococcus sp. CG52, encodes the following:
- a CDS encoding HAD family hydrolase yields the protein MVSEYDYWLLDLDGTLVDVEWSYAREVFDRVGDRIGRTFTDQEADILWNGLTGSRDRQLLEWGIEPRSFWDAFHAEEDPLVRAEQTYLHPDAAFVADLDVPVGLVTHCQEFLCEPVLDHVGIRDWFDVRLCCTEETGWKPDPAPVESVVRDLGVAHNGHRGVLAGDGANDVGAAWNAGLDAIHVERVGHERRGQCVLGDYRVQSFDELY
- a CDS encoding DUF7503 family protein; the encoded protein is MLGVLFTICVLLTQAGNAAAANGGAVF
- the lwrS gene encoding LWR-salt protein, translated to MDAEYVFRVTLRLEPAAESIRVDTGSAETTVTVSRDAPEPGTEGWLFFRNTLWRGEVGDQRYARRLAADWLGEPLGAVESVEFREFQTDEVYFDAMKAEIASDLEAFKADNVSEVLSKYFGSSVRLPSDADE
- a CDS encoding 4a-hydroxytetrahydrobiopterin dehydratase produces the protein MADLLSDDEIDAQLPDEWTREGDEIVRTYEFDDYLRGVNFAQMVGEIAEAQFHHPEITIRYEEVEIRLTSHEEGGITEDDIEMADLIESERSD
- the hemA gene encoding glutamyl-tRNA reductase, giving the protein MTPAGVITAARVTHESGSVDDLAASSPESQRAGVADLCTVSGVEEAYVLSTCNRVEAYTVTTDAAVGRAALEEFFATTDDDALVVTDHDESLRHLLRVAAGLESVILGEDQIIGQVRTAYEDARSAGGIGPMLEAAVTKAIHVGERARTETGINEGVVSLGSAATRLVANDVALEGATSLVVGAGEMGRLAARSLADADVDELIVANRTVAHADHLADELEADASAVPLEALTTVVDDADVVITATGSAEPVLAPHHLETNGDERVIVDLGQPRDVAPATDDLPSVTVYDLDDLESITAETREQRADAAREVEAMIGREFDLLCDQYKRARADEVIAAMYESAERIKEREIERALAELDGENDDQREIVESMADSLVSQLLAPPTKSLREAAAEDDWSTINTALQLFDPDFGGDSRRPPSFVETGDTGRSNVRLGATDDD
- a CDS encoding precorrin-2 dehydrogenase/sirohydrochlorin ferrochelatase family protein, which codes for MIPLLHDFADATVLVFGGGPVGARKARRFAREAEVIVVSPEFADEAFGGAELVRAAPEPAAVASWIERIAPALVVAATNDGAVNEAVVEAARERGCLVNRADRSGERDPGSVVVPATVREDPVVVSIATGGTAPALSKHLRQELDETLSGAGEMATVCAGLRTELKARGVAPVRRREIVTDVVNSSDVWTALRTGVSKPSQVIEDVLGEQLSTEGDGS
- the ahbB gene encoding siroheme decarboxylase subunit beta, which produces MTTDVDLTDRERAVVNAFQGGFPVADDPFEVAAAAMRDNGVEITATELLETIRDLDERGVLSRFGPLVNAQEIGGAATLVAMHAPEDRFDEVAEAVNDRREVAHNYEREHPHLNVWFVVSVAEEDRVAEVLAEIETETGQETYNLPKQREFRVEAKFYVDGPLEGGIDCSDRGPDVEPTDATTLSPAERDLVLEIQDGLPLSETPYADVADAIGKDREWVLETITRFEREGKIRRIGVVPNHYALGYTENGMTVWNVPDEVVSEVGPEVASLSFVTHCYERPRHEGVWPYNFFAMTHGRSEAESQRRIEQVRETMSEHWDVTDDDWDSLFSTRILKKTGIRLEERADANTESRTPHVE